A genome region from Streptomyces antimycoticus includes the following:
- a CDS encoding response regulator yields MTIRVVVADDQELVRSGFSMILDAQPDIEVIAEAGDGAEAVEAVRRHAPDVALLDIRMPGMDGIEACREIGADGACRTVMLTTFDSDEYVYEALHAGASGFLLKDVRRDDLVHAVRVVARGDSLLAPSVARRLVEQYTRATARPRRPDPGLDMLTARERETLLLLARGLSNAEIAAELVVSDHTVKTHVGNVLAKLGLRDRIQAVICAYETGLITAGAPPPGGASRPGSSPVSARD; encoded by the coding sequence TTGACGATCCGTGTGGTGGTGGCCGACGACCAGGAGCTGGTGCGCAGCGGCTTCTCCATGATCCTTGACGCCCAGCCGGACATCGAGGTGATCGCGGAGGCGGGCGACGGGGCCGAGGCCGTCGAGGCGGTACGGCGGCACGCACCCGATGTGGCGCTGCTCGACATCCGGATGCCGGGTATGGACGGCATCGAGGCATGCCGCGAGATCGGCGCGGACGGCGCCTGCCGGACGGTGATGCTGACGACCTTCGACTCCGACGAGTATGTGTACGAAGCGCTGCACGCGGGCGCGAGCGGCTTCCTGCTGAAGGATGTGCGCAGGGACGATCTGGTGCACGCGGTACGGGTGGTGGCGCGGGGCGACTCACTGCTCGCGCCGTCGGTGGCCCGGCGTCTGGTGGAGCAGTACACCCGGGCGACCGCCCGGCCACGGCGGCCCGATCCCGGCCTGGACATGCTGACCGCACGGGAGCGGGAGACACTGCTGCTGCTCGCGCGCGGCCTGTCGAACGCCGAGATCGCGGCTGAGCTGGTCGTCAGCGATCACACGGTCAAGACGCATGTCGGCAATGTGCTCGCCAAGCTGGGGCTGCGGGACCGGATCCAGGCGGTGATCTGCGCATACGAGACGGGCCTGATCACGGCCGGGGCTCCCCCGCCCGGGGGAGCGTCCCGGCCCGGTTCCTCCCCCGTGTCGGCGAGGGACTGA
- a CDS encoding sensor histidine kinase yields the protein MRGWWERGRSLGAAHPQAVDLGIALLVQAAMTMPFVVPRPPDVEPATWPAYGLTTLTVVPLIWRRRAPLAVLIAIIATSALYKLAVEGPGQPLPYTGLVIVYTVAVVSPPWKRLVTAGLLAVAVPVSVWLNTRTARELTFSLFVFAAAYVFGRLTDARQRANRIEAERAAARERARIAREMHDILSHAVSLMIVQAEAGPVAVRTAPERAEAAFDAISTTGREAMVQLRRMLGVLRTGDEPGRAPREPQPGLAGLSNLLDRVRASGLEVAYESAGAVRPLPDATGAAVFRVVQEALTNVVKHAGARTVCVHLTYGEGVVDIRVLDDGRGPQPGSGGGHGLIGVRERAAAHGGTAVTGPGPDGRGFEVRVRLPVLSSAEVAR from the coding sequence GTGCGGGGGTGGTGGGAGCGGGGCCGGTCGCTGGGAGCAGCCCATCCTCAGGCCGTTGACCTGGGGATCGCGCTCCTGGTCCAGGCGGCCATGACGATGCCGTTCGTGGTGCCGCGGCCACCCGATGTGGAGCCGGCGACCTGGCCCGCCTACGGGCTGACCACGCTCACCGTCGTCCCCCTGATCTGGCGTCGGCGCGCTCCCCTCGCCGTGCTGATCGCCATCATCGCGACGAGCGCGCTGTACAAGCTGGCCGTGGAAGGCCCCGGACAGCCGCTGCCCTACACCGGGCTCGTCATCGTCTATACGGTCGCCGTTGTTTCACCGCCGTGGAAGCGGCTGGTCACCGCGGGGCTGCTGGCGGTTGCCGTGCCGGTGTCGGTGTGGCTGAACACCCGGACGGCGCGCGAGCTCACCTTCTCCCTCTTCGTGTTCGCGGCGGCCTATGTCTTCGGTCGGCTGACCGATGCCCGGCAGCGGGCGAACCGGATCGAGGCGGAGCGGGCCGCCGCCCGCGAACGGGCCAGGATCGCACGGGAGATGCACGACATCCTCTCCCATGCGGTGAGCCTGATGATCGTGCAGGCGGAGGCCGGTCCGGTGGCCGTGCGGACGGCTCCGGAGCGGGCCGAGGCAGCCTTCGACGCCATCTCCACGACGGGCCGGGAGGCGATGGTCCAGCTACGCCGGATGCTGGGAGTGCTGCGCACGGGCGACGAGCCGGGCCGCGCCCCGCGTGAGCCGCAGCCGGGCCTGGCCGGTCTGTCCAATCTTCTCGACCGGGTACGGGCGAGTGGCCTCGAAGTCGCGTACGAGTCGGCGGGGGCCGTACGGCCGCTGCCGGACGCCACCGGGGCGGCCGTCTTCCGGGTCGTCCAGGAAGCACTGACCAACGTGGTCAAGCACGCGGGAGCCCGTACCGTCTGCGTTCACCTCACCTACGGTGAGGGCGTCGTGGACATCCGGGTGCTGGACGACGGACGTGGACCACAGCCCGGTTCCGGTGGCGGCCACGGTCTGATCGGGGTCCGCGAGCGGGCCGCGGCGCACGGCGGCACGGCGGTCACCGGGCCGGGCCCGGACGGCCGGGGCTTCGAGGTACGGGTCCGCCTCCCCGTACTCTCCTCGGCGGAGGTGGCGCGTTGA
- a CDS encoding TetR/AcrR family transcriptional regulator produces MISPETAELRILDAAETLFYGRGLQAVGMDEIRSASGVSLKRLYQLFPSKGELIQAYLRRRDIRWRQRLAAYADAQDTPEERILAVFDWLHEWFGEPDFRGCAFSNSFGELGATSSPVAETARAHKEAFFGYLAELTAAADKPASLSGHLALLAEGAITTAAITGSPEPAHQAKAAARVLLAAA; encoded by the coding sequence ATGATCAGTCCCGAGACCGCGGAGCTCCGGATCCTCGACGCGGCCGAGACCCTGTTCTACGGACGGGGGCTCCAGGCCGTGGGCATGGACGAGATCCGTTCCGCCTCCGGCGTCTCCCTCAAACGGCTGTACCAACTCTTCCCGTCCAAAGGGGAGCTCATACAGGCGTATCTGCGGCGGCGCGACATCCGCTGGCGTCAGAGGCTGGCCGCGTACGCCGATGCCCAGGACACACCTGAGGAACGCATCCTCGCGGTCTTCGACTGGCTCCACGAGTGGTTCGGCGAGCCGGACTTCCGGGGTTGCGCCTTCAGCAACTCCTTCGGGGAGCTCGGCGCCACCTCCTCGCCCGTGGCCGAGACGGCACGCGCCCACAAGGAGGCGTTCTTCGGCTACCTCGCCGAGCTGACGGCGGCCGCGGACAAACCGGCCTCGCTCTCCGGCCACTTGGCACTCCTCGCCGAAGGCGCCATCACCACCGCGGCCATCACCGGCAGCCCCGAACCCGCGCACCAGGCGAAGGCAGCAGCACGCGTCCTGCTGGCGGCGGCCTGA
- a CDS encoding cryptochrome/photolyase family protein, translating into MAVRPHWLFGDQLGPHFIDHRHHGPDPRAPLIMIESWAVLRRRRFHRAKAHLLLSAMRHRAAELGDRVRYVRARTYREGLAEAAGREPVTVCRPTSRAALGLVESLAQVHVLPARGFLTPGDAFARWAEERAPGRMRMEDFYRWVRREHELLMDGDQPAGGRWNLDRENREPPPRGARTLGAPDPWRPEEDEIDDEVRHDLDRWEREGRVSFVGRDGPRCFPATRREALASLRHFIAHRLPWFGPYEDAMLAADPVLSHSLLSAPLNLGLLHPAECVDRAERAWRAGDAPLNSVEGFIRQIAGWREYIWHVYWWFGPDYRGHNALGHTQPLPRWFLDLDADAVTARCLRHALKQVRDTGWTHHIPRLMVLGSRALQDGWDPAAVTDWFHRCFVDGYDWVMLPNVVGMSQYADGGLMTTKPYTSGGAYIDRMSDLCGPCAYRPRDRTGERACPYTTGYWSFLHRHRGPLSGNHRMARAVRGLDRLADLPEVLATAQARGAAPP; encoded by the coding sequence ATGGCCGTACGCCCGCACTGGCTCTTCGGCGATCAACTCGGCCCGCACTTCATCGACCACCGCCACCACGGCCCCGATCCACGGGCCCCGCTCATCATGATCGAGTCCTGGGCGGTGCTGCGCCGTCGTCGCTTCCACCGCGCCAAGGCCCATCTCCTGCTGTCCGCGATGCGGCACCGCGCGGCCGAACTCGGCGACCGCGTGCGGTACGTACGGGCGCGGACGTACCGCGAGGGGCTGGCCGAGGCCGCCGGGCGCGAGCCGGTGACCGTCTGCCGGCCGACGTCCCGCGCCGCGCTGGGCCTGGTCGAGTCGCTCGCCCAGGTCCATGTGTTGCCCGCCAGGGGCTTTCTGACGCCGGGGGACGCCTTTGCCAGATGGGCCGAGGAGCGCGCCCCGGGGCGGATGCGGATGGAGGACTTCTACCGGTGGGTGCGCCGTGAACACGAGCTGCTTATGGACGGCGACCAGCCCGCCGGCGGTCGCTGGAACCTGGACCGGGAGAACCGGGAGCCCCCGCCCCGCGGCGCCCGCACCCTCGGAGCACCCGACCCGTGGCGCCCCGAGGAGGACGAGATCGACGACGAGGTCCGGCACGATCTGGACCGCTGGGAGCGCGAGGGCCGGGTGTCCTTCGTCGGACGCGACGGCCCACGGTGCTTCCCCGCCACCCGCCGGGAGGCATTGGCATCCCTGCGCCACTTCATCGCACACCGGCTGCCGTGGTTCGGCCCGTACGAGGACGCGATGCTCGCGGCGGATCCCGTGCTGAGCCACAGCCTGCTCTCGGCACCGTTGAACCTCGGGCTGCTGCACCCGGCCGAGTGCGTGGACCGGGCCGAGCGGGCGTGGCGCGCCGGCGACGCGCCCCTGAACAGCGTCGAGGGGTTCATCCGGCAGATCGCCGGATGGCGCGAGTACATCTGGCACGTCTACTGGTGGTTCGGCCCCGACTACCGTGGTCACAACGCCCTCGGCCACACCCAGCCGCTGCCCCGCTGGTTCCTCGACCTCGACGCCGACGCGGTCACCGCCCGCTGCCTGCGCCACGCACTGAAACAGGTCCGGGACACCGGATGGACCCATCACATCCCCCGGCTGATGGTGCTCGGCAGCCGCGCGCTCCAGGACGGCTGGGACCCGGCGGCGGTCACGGACTGGTTCCACCGCTGCTTCGTCGATGGTTATGACTGGGTGATGCTGCCGAACGTCGTGGGGATGTCCCAGTACGCCGACGGCGGCCTGATGACCACCAAGCCGTACACCTCCGGCGGAGCGTACATCGACCGGATGAGCGACCTGTGCGGCCCCTGCGCCTACCGCCCCAGGGACCGCACCGGCGAGCGCGCCTGCCCCTACACCACCGGCTACTGGTCCTTTCTGCACCGCCATCGCGGCCCGCTCTCCGGCAACCACCGGATGGCCAGGGCGGTTCGGGGCCTGGACCGGCTGGCCGATCTGCCCGAGGTGCTCGCGACGGCACAGGCGCGGGGCGCCGCACCGCCATGA
- a CDS encoding serine hydrolase domain-containing protein: protein MQSTRRTLLAAALVLGVVAGPAVPPALAAISSAADPTRSGIPALEAAIAGLPTPDATAALVRVGGSEGVWRGSSGAHDLRTNRPADPAGRFRAGSVTKVFTAAVALQLATEGTLDLDRSARSYLPELIPASCGKVTVRQLLNHTHGIPAPDFPGDTVEEWYADRFRIHDPEDMVRSATSKNREFRPGEKQHYLNIGYTIAALVIERGSGDSYEHQVARRILKPLGLRDTYLPGADPRILGPHNHGYQTMRLDDGTTGLRDVSVWGPTDGWAAGDIISTTADLERFTKALFRGHVVRGPLLREMFTLPNVADWGTGDPAAYSAGLSMKKLGGREVWGKTGGRWGYNAGIASTRDGSRTLVYSVNSTDAKGQEMNEVARNIMVAAYGSP, encoded by the coding sequence ATGCAGAGCACCAGACGCACGCTGCTGGCCGCAGCGCTTGTCCTGGGCGTCGTGGCGGGCCCGGCGGTGCCGCCGGCCCTCGCGGCCATCTCGTCCGCGGCGGACCCCACGCGGTCCGGGATCCCGGCGCTGGAAGCCGCCATCGCGGGTCTGCCGACACCGGACGCGACGGCCGCGCTGGTACGGGTCGGGGGCTCCGAGGGCGTCTGGAGAGGCAGTTCGGGTGCGCATGACCTGAGGACCAACCGGCCGGCCGATCCGGCGGGCCGCTTCCGCGCCGGTTCCGTGACCAAGGTCTTCACGGCCGCGGTCGCCCTGCAGCTGGCCACCGAGGGCACGCTCGACCTGGACCGCAGCGCCCGTTCATATCTGCCGGAGCTGATCCCGGCGTCGTGCGGGAAGGTCACCGTCCGGCAGTTGCTCAATCACACGCACGGCATCCCGGCCCCTGACTTCCCCGGGGACACGGTCGAGGAGTGGTACGCCGACCGCTTCCGGATCCATGACCCCGAGGACATGGTCCGCTCGGCGACCTCGAAGAACCGCGAGTTCCGGCCCGGCGAGAAGCAGCACTATCTGAACATCGGCTACACCATCGCCGCTCTGGTCATCGAGCGGGGTTCGGGCGACTCGTACGAACACCAGGTGGCCCGCCGGATCCTGAAGCCGCTGGGGCTGCGCGACACCTATCTCCCGGGGGCCGATCCGCGCATCCTCGGCCCGCACAACCACGGCTACCAGACGATGCGGCTGGACGACGGCACGACCGGTCTGCGCGATGTGTCGGTGTGGGGGCCGACGGACGGCTGGGCGGCCGGTGACATCATCTCGACCACGGCGGACCTGGAGCGGTTCACCAAGGCCCTGTTCCGGGGACACGTGGTGCGCGGCCCGCTGCTGCGCGAGATGTTCACCCTGCCGAACGTGGCGGACTGGGGAACCGGCGACCCCGCCGCGTACTCGGCCGGCCTCTCGATGAAGAAGCTGGGCGGCCGTGAGGTGTGGGGAAAGACGGGCGGCCGCTGGGGCTACAACGCCGGCATCGCCTCCACCCGCGACGGCTCGCGCACCCTCGTCTACAGCGTCAACTCCACGGACGCCAAAGGCCAGGAGATGAACGAGGTGGCGCGGAACATCATGGTGGCCGCCTACGGCAGCCCCTGA